A single genomic interval of Helianthus annuus cultivar XRQ/B chromosome 6, HanXRQr2.0-SUNRISE, whole genome shotgun sequence harbors:
- the LOC110944337 gene encoding uncharacterized protein LOC110944337: MEIEPNPGDQIPTPAFDLVEIPRVPAPHPPDYDPWFNDHRDYPELHPQEEPMQNPVAPYPNLDPLDPYWDNDQYIREILENPYPYEEPMPQYPDPIPTPAPPMSTENVQELRTFGEELLDESEKIRQIGERHMDNEVNQENQNNDNNGNQIDNSAIQHIVPQGIIDAMPHIIKTVKEADNNKSNSGSKRPPLNLVTA; the protein is encoded by the exons ATGGAAATCGAACCCAACCCAGGAGACCAAATTCCAACACCAGCTTTCGACCTAGTTGAAATCCCAAGAGTCCCAGCACCCCATCCCCCAGATTATGACCCATGGTTTAACGACCATAGGGATTACCCAGAACTCCACCCACAAGAGGAACCCATGCAAAACCCAGTAGCACCCTACCCAAACCTTGACCCTCTAGATCCATACTGGGATAATGACCAATATATCAGGGAGATCCTAGAGAACCCGTACCCTTACGAAGAACCAATGCCACAGTATCCTGACCCGATACCAACACCCGCACCACCCATGAGCACTGAGAATGTGCAGGAACTCCGCACGTTTGGTGAGGAGTTGTTAGATGAAAGTGAAAAGATAAGACAAATAGGTGAGAGACAc atggacaacgaagtgaatcaagaaaaccagaataACGATAATAACGGAAACCAGAtagataatagtgccatccaacacatagtgccacaagggattatagacgctATGCCAcatattatcaaaacggttaaggaagcagacaataataaaagtaatagCGGAAGTAAACGACCACCACTGAACCTagtcacagcgtaa